From one Sphingomonas sp. BT-65 genomic stretch:
- the ftsY gene encoding signal recognition particle-docking protein FtsY encodes MSGPSWRERLLGGFKKTSDRLVGNLAGLGAARLDDNTLDEIEEALIASDLGPATAARVRDRLAEGQFERGMEDLGIRLVVAEEIEKALVPVAKPLTTDKARPQVILVIGVNGSGKTTTIAKLAAILKDQGLKVMLAAGDTFRAAAIGQLRTWAERVGVPIIAGAEGGDAAGLAFEALKQATDQRMDVLIVDTAGRLQNKRELMDELAKIRRVLGRIDPGAPHDVVLVLDATTGQNALSQIEVFKEVAGVTGMVMTKLDGTARGGVLVAAAEKYGLPIHAIGVGEKVDDLRGFDPNEVARIIAGVETFQR; translated from the coding sequence GTGAGCGGACCTTCGTGGCGCGAGCGGCTGCTCGGCGGGTTCAAGAAGACGTCGGACCGGCTGGTCGGCAACCTTGCGGGCCTCGGCGCAGCGCGGCTCGACGACAATACGCTCGACGAGATCGAGGAAGCGCTGATCGCCTCGGACCTCGGCCCCGCCACCGCGGCGCGGGTGCGCGACCGGCTGGCGGAGGGCCAGTTCGAGCGAGGCATGGAGGATCTCGGCATCCGGTTGGTGGTCGCCGAGGAGATCGAGAAGGCGCTGGTCCCGGTCGCCAAGCCGCTGACCACCGACAAGGCGCGGCCGCAGGTAATCCTGGTGATCGGCGTCAACGGATCGGGCAAGACCACCACGATCGCCAAGCTCGCCGCGATCCTCAAGGATCAGGGGCTCAAGGTCATGCTGGCGGCGGGCGACACCTTCCGCGCGGCGGCGATCGGGCAGCTGCGCACCTGGGCCGAGCGCGTCGGCGTGCCGATCATCGCCGGGGCCGAGGGCGGCGACGCGGCGGGGCTTGCGTTCGAGGCGCTCAAGCAGGCGACCGACCAGCGCATGGACGTGCTGATCGTCGACACTGCGGGCCGGTTGCAGAACAAGCGCGAGCTGATGGACGAGCTCGCCAAGATCCGCCGCGTGCTCGGGCGCATCGATCCCGGCGCGCCGCACGACGTGGTGCTCGTGCTCGACGCGACCACCGGACAGAACGCATTGAGCCAGATCGAGGTATTCAAGGAGGTCGCGGGCGTCACCGGCATGGTGATGACCAAGCTCGACGGCACCGCGCGGGGCGGGGTGCTGGTCGCGGCGGCGGAGAAATACGGCCTGCCCATCCACGCGATCGGCGTCGGCGAGAAGGTCGACGACCTGCGCGGCTTCGATCCCAACGAGGTCGCCCGGATCATCGCCGGTGTCGAAACGTTCCAGAGGTAA
- the mtaB gene encoding tRNA (N(6)-L-threonylcarbamoyladenosine(37)-C(2))-methylthiotransferase MtaB: MSSSCPGPEVISLGCRLNLAESETIRALLGSKDVVVVNSCAVTNEAVRQTRQAIRRARRARPGAQLVVTGCAAQIDPQAFGAMPEVDRVIGNAEKLRAEAWEAYDAKVQVQDIMAVRQTAPHLAASFSAHARAFVEVQNGCDHRCTFCAIPYGRGNSRSVPAGAVVERVRALVEAGHREIVLTGVDLTSYGPDLPGAPSLGMLVERVLARTAVERLRLSSLDGIEIDARLFALLTQEARVMPHVHLSLQAGDDMVLKRMKRRHLRAQSVALVERLKAARTDIAIGADLIAGFPTEDETMFANTLALIDDCDIVHAHIFPYSPRDGTPAARMPQVAPGIAKARAAALRERAAARRARWLDSLVGTRQAILVERPGDRGHAGNFAEVRLSDTAEIGTIREVTIIDVQNGNLFATPRHPGLDPGSRSLAAGEVAGPRVKPGVTKNGLVSEEAA; the protein is encoded by the coding sequence ATGTCGTCCTCCTGTCCCGGACCCGAGGTAATCAGCCTCGGCTGCAGGCTCAACCTTGCCGAAAGCGAAACGATCCGTGCCCTGCTTGGGTCCAAGGATGTCGTCGTCGTCAACAGCTGCGCGGTGACCAACGAAGCAGTGCGCCAGACGCGCCAGGCGATCCGGCGCGCACGGCGGGCGCGGCCGGGGGCGCAGCTGGTGGTGACCGGATGCGCGGCGCAGATCGATCCCCAGGCGTTCGGCGCGATGCCCGAGGTCGACCGGGTGATCGGCAATGCCGAGAAGCTGCGAGCAGAAGCTTGGGAAGCTTACGACGCGAAAGTCCAGGTGCAGGATATCATGGCTGTGCGGCAGACCGCGCCACATCTCGCCGCGAGCTTCTCCGCGCACGCCCGCGCCTTCGTCGAGGTGCAGAACGGGTGCGATCACCGCTGCACCTTCTGCGCGATCCCCTATGGCCGCGGGAACAGCCGGTCGGTGCCCGCGGGCGCCGTGGTCGAGCGGGTGCGGGCGCTGGTCGAAGCCGGGCATCGCGAGATCGTGCTGACGGGAGTGGACCTGACGAGCTACGGCCCCGACCTGCCGGGTGCGCCGAGCCTTGGCATGCTGGTCGAGCGGGTACTGGCGCGCACCGCGGTCGAGCGGCTGCGGCTCTCCTCGCTCGACGGGATCGAGATCGACGCGCGGCTGTTCGCGTTGCTGACTCAGGAAGCGCGGGTGATGCCGCATGTCCACCTGTCGCTGCAGGCCGGCGATGACATGGTGCTCAAGCGGATGAAACGGCGGCATTTGCGCGCCCAGTCGGTCGCGTTGGTCGAACGGCTAAAGGCTGCACGGACCGACATCGCAATCGGCGCGGATCTGATCGCGGGCTTCCCGACCGAGGATGAGACGATGTTCGCCAATACGCTGGCGCTGATCGACGACTGCGACATCGTCCATGCGCACATCTTCCCCTACAGCCCGCGCGACGGCACGCCCGCGGCGCGGATGCCGCAGGTCGCGCCTGGCATCGCCAAGGCACGCGCGGCGGCGTTGCGCGAGCGGGCGGCGGCGCGGCGTGCGCGCTGGCTGGACTCGCTCGTTGGAACGCGGCAGGCGATTTTGGTGGAGCGGCCGGGCGACCGGGGGCATGCGGGCAATTTCGCGGAGGTTCGGCTGAGTGACACAGCCGAAATCGGGACAATTCGAGAAGTGACGATTATCGACGTGCAGAACGGCAATCTCTTCGCCACTCCCCGTCACCCCGGGCTTGACCCGGGATCCCGCTCATTGGCGGCGGGTGAGGTAGCGGGACCCCGGGTCAAGCCCGGGGTGACGAAAAATGGTTTGGTGAGCGAGGAGGCGGCGTGA
- a CDS encoding DUF924 family protein — protein sequence MDGDLVATDGEVHDEAQVVLDFWFGELTPEQHFAKDDALDGRIRERFATLHDLLLATGAAGWRNDPGSLLAAVIVLDQFSRNIHRGTAQAFAGDTLALALTMEAIKKGWDRDLPPDRAAFLYMPLMHAENPEAQRLCIQKMAAIGLDEQVRYAMGHAVVIEQFGRFPSRNAALGRKSTPEEQVYLSQPGVGW from the coding sequence ATGGACGGCGATCTAGTTGCGACGGACGGCGAAGTCCATGACGAGGCACAGGTGGTGCTCGACTTCTGGTTCGGTGAGCTCACCCCCGAGCAGCATTTCGCCAAGGACGATGCGCTCGACGGCCGGATCCGCGAGCGTTTCGCCACGCTGCACGACCTCTTGCTCGCGACCGGCGCGGCGGGGTGGCGCAACGATCCCGGCAGCCTGCTCGCCGCGGTGATCGTGCTCGACCAGTTCAGTCGCAACATCCATCGCGGCACCGCCCAGGCCTTTGCCGGCGACACGCTCGCGCTCGCGCTGACAATGGAGGCGATCAAGAAGGGCTGGGACCGCGACCTCCCGCCCGATCGCGCGGCATTCCTCTACATGCCGCTGATGCACGCCGAGAATCCGGAGGCGCAGCGTCTCTGCATCCAGAAAATGGCGGCGATCGGCCTCGACGAGCAAGTCCGCTATGCGATGGGCCATGCCGTAGTGATCGAGCAGTTCGGCCGCTTCCCCAGCCGCAACGCCGCGCTCGGCCGGAAGTCGACCCCCGAGGAGCAGGTCTATCTGAGCCAGCCCGGCGTGGGGTGGTGA
- a CDS encoding bifunctional diguanylate cyclase/phosphodiesterase, translating to MALDYDDTRDFDREPPGTDLITGAISVAAILMFVGTGSSVLSKTLKHYFEGGAPADRTLVIALLLNVALILFGWRRHHALRTEVRIRTAAEERAHMLASRDPLTGFLNRRSLAEEGAAMFVRAHRRGKAMALLIVDLDHFKTINDMHGHAVGDALLRAVAGEIAAAMPPIALTARLGGDEFACGFLFDPGQPDTVERIADKLVARMAQPIEADGFRLHISCSVGVARSDFDCQSIDALMRSADIAMYAAKKSGRNRYAWFDQSMERELQTRNELESGLRAAIPRGEIVPYFEQQIDLATGKLHGFEVLARWEHPTRGLISPDLFIPIAEETGMISEMSLSIMHQAFTAARDWDPALTLSVNISPWQLRDAWLSQKIIKVMTETGFPASRLEIEITESALFDNLALAQSIVGSLKNQGARLALDDFGTGYSSLAHLRALPFDRIKIDKSFVISLNESADSAAIVNAIVSLGESLNLPITAEGVEDAAIEARLKVLGCAKAQGWYYGKPLSLAGARRLLAEKRLLVQPAAMRPAAEVVPIQPGDERLVG from the coding sequence ATGGCGCTGGACTATGACGACACGCGCGATTTCGACCGGGAGCCGCCCGGCACGGACCTGATCACCGGGGCGATCAGCGTCGCCGCCATCCTGATGTTCGTCGGCACCGGCAGCTCGGTGCTGTCGAAGACGCTCAAACATTATTTCGAGGGCGGCGCACCCGCCGACCGCACATTGGTGATCGCGCTACTGCTCAACGTCGCGTTGATCCTGTTCGGCTGGCGCCGCCACCACGCGCTGCGCACCGAGGTGCGCATCCGCACCGCCGCCGAGGAGCGCGCGCACATGCTGGCGAGCCGCGATCCGCTGACCGGCTTCCTCAACCGCCGCAGCCTGGCCGAGGAAGGCGCCGCGATGTTCGTGCGCGCGCACCGCCGCGGCAAGGCGATGGCGCTGCTGATCGTCGACCTCGACCATTTCAAGACGATCAACGACATGCACGGCCACGCCGTCGGCGACGCGCTGCTGCGCGCGGTGGCGGGCGAGATCGCTGCGGCGATGCCGCCGATCGCGCTCACCGCGCGGCTGGGCGGCGACGAATTCGCCTGCGGCTTCCTGTTCGATCCTGGCCAACCCGACACGGTCGAGCGGATCGCCGACAAGCTGGTCGCGCGCATGGCGCAGCCGATCGAGGCCGACGGGTTCCGCCTCCATATCTCCTGCTCGGTCGGCGTCGCGCGCTCCGACTTCGATTGTCAGAGTATCGACGCGCTGATGCGCTCGGCCGATATCGCGATGTACGCCGCGAAGAAATCGGGCCGCAACCGCTACGCCTGGTTCGACCAGTCGATGGAGCGTGAGCTGCAGACCCGCAACGAGCTCGAATCCGGACTTCGCGCGGCGATCCCGCGCGGCGAGATCGTCCCCTATTTCGAGCAGCAGATCGACCTCGCCACCGGCAAGCTGCACGGGTTCGAGGTGCTGGCGCGCTGGGAGCATCCGACGCGCGGGCTGATCAGCCCCGACCTGTTCATCCCGATCGCCGAGGAAACCGGCATGATCTCCGAGATGTCGCTCTCGATCATGCACCAGGCGTTCACCGCGGCGCGCGACTGGGACCCGGCGCTCACCCTGTCGGTCAACATCTCGCCCTGGCAGCTGCGCGACGCGTGGCTGTCGCAGAAGATCATCAAGGTGATGACCGAGACCGGCTTCCCAGCGAGCCGGCTGGAGATCGAGATCACCGAGAGCGCGCTGTTCGACAATCTGGCGCTCGCGCAGTCGATCGTCGGCTCCCTCAAGAACCAGGGCGCGCGGCTCGCGCTCGACGATTTCGGGACCGGCTATTCGAGCCTCGCGCACCTGCGCGCCCTGCCCTTCGACCGGATCAAGATCGACAAGAGCTTCGTCATCTCATTGAACGAGAGCGCGGATTCGGCGGCGATCGTCAACGCGATCGTCAGCCTGGGCGAGAGCCTCAACCTGCCGATCACCGCCGAGGGCGTGGAGGACGCGGCGATCGAGGCGCGCTTGAAGGTACTCGGCTGCGCCAAGGCGCAGGGCTGGTATTACGGCAAACCACTGTCGCTCGCCGGGGCGCGGCGGCTGCTCGCGGAGAAGCGGCTGCTCGTCCAGCCTGCCGCGATGCGTCCAGCAGCCGAAGTCGTACCGATCCAGCCGGGCGACGAGCGGCTGGTGGGCTAG
- the ffh gene encoding signal recognition particle protein, with the protein MFDSLSERLGGVFDRLKGRGALTEADVRTAMREVRIALLEADVALPVARSFVDGVTEQAVGQQVLRSVTPGQQVVKIVNDALIAMLGPDTAELSIDVTPPAVIMMVGLQGSGKTTTTAKLAKLLKKQGKKVMMASLDVNRPAAQEQLAVLGTQIEGATLPIVSGQQPVDIARRALQAAKLQGFDVLMLDTAGRLHVDQQLMDEMKAVADISRPQEILLVVDSLTGQDAVNVAQSFGEQVPLTGVVLTRMDGDARGGAALSMRAVTGKPIKFAGVGEKLDAIEPFHPQRVAGRILGMGDVVSLVEKAAQAIEAEDAEKMAARLAKGQFDMNDLRNQLAQMRRMGGLGALAGMIPGMKKAQQAMANGAVDERILLRMDAMITSMTPKERAKPELLNAKRKIRIAKGSGTNVQDVNKLLKMHQEMSTAMKRIKKMGGLKGLMGMLGKGGMGGLGNALGGPQMGEMMGKLGGPGGGLPGLPGNGEIPPELANLLNKKK; encoded by the coding sequence GTGTTCGATAGTCTGAGCGAACGGCTTGGCGGCGTTTTCGACCGTCTCAAGGGCCGTGGCGCGCTGACCGAGGCCGATGTGCGGACCGCGATGCGCGAAGTGCGTATCGCGCTGCTCGAGGCCGACGTCGCGCTGCCCGTCGCACGCAGCTTCGTCGACGGCGTCACCGAGCAGGCGGTCGGCCAGCAGGTGCTGCGCTCGGTCACGCCGGGGCAGCAGGTCGTCAAGATCGTCAACGACGCGTTGATCGCGATGCTCGGGCCCGACACGGCCGAGCTCAGCATCGACGTCACCCCGCCCGCCGTCATCATGATGGTCGGCCTGCAGGGCTCGGGCAAGACCACCACCACCGCCAAGCTCGCCAAGCTGCTGAAGAAGCAGGGCAAGAAGGTGATGATGGCGTCGCTCGACGTCAATCGTCCCGCCGCGCAGGAGCAGCTCGCGGTGCTCGGCACGCAGATCGAGGGCGCGACGCTCCCGATCGTTTCCGGCCAGCAGCCGGTCGACATCGCCCGCCGCGCGCTCCAGGCCGCGAAGCTGCAGGGCTTCGACGTGCTGATGCTCGACACCGCGGGCCGCCTCCACGTCGACCAGCAGCTGATGGACGAGATGAAGGCGGTCGCCGACATCTCGCGCCCACAGGAAATCCTGCTCGTCGTCGACAGCCTGACCGGTCAGGACGCGGTCAACGTGGCGCAGAGCTTCGGCGAGCAGGTGCCGCTCACCGGCGTCGTGCTCACCCGCATGGACGGCGATGCCCGCGGCGGCGCTGCGCTGTCGATGCGCGCCGTCACCGGCAAGCCGATCAAGTTCGCCGGCGTCGGCGAGAAGCTCGACGCGATCGAGCCGTTCCATCCGCAGCGCGTCGCCGGCCGCATTCTCGGCATGGGCGACGTCGTCAGCCTCGTTGAGAAGGCCGCGCAGGCGATCGAGGCCGAAGACGCCGAGAAGATGGCCGCCCGGCTGGCCAAGGGCCAGTTCGACATGAACGACCTGCGCAACCAGCTCGCGCAGATGCGCCGCATGGGCGGCCTCGGCGCGCTCGCCGGCATGATCCCGGGCATGAAGAAGGCGCAGCAGGCGATGGCCAATGGCGCGGTCGATGAGCGCATCCTGCTCCGCATGGACGCGATGATCACCTCGATGACGCCCAAGGAGCGCGCCAAGCCCGAGCTGCTCAACGCCAAGCGCAAGATCCGTATCGCCAAGGGCAGCGGCACCAACGTCCAGGACGTGAACAAGCTGCTCAAGATGCACCAGGAAATGTCCACCGCGATGAAGCGCATCAAGAAGATGGGCGGGCTCAAGGGGCTGATGGGGATGCTTGGCAAGGGTGGAATGGGCGGCCTCGGCAATGCGCTGGGCGGCCCGCAAATGGGTGAGATGATGGGCAAGCTCGGCGGCCCAGGCGGCGGGCTGCCCGGCCTCCCGGGCAATGGCGAGATTCCCCCCGAGCTCGCAAATCTTTTGAACAAGAAGAAGTAA
- the rimM gene encoding ribosome maturation factor RimM (Essential for efficient processing of 16S rRNA): MANDSPVTLAVVIGAHGVTGEVRLKVFAEDLSAHSSFNGGALTLKSVRHGPNGAIARFAEISDRTAAEKLRGTELAVPRAALPPLGEGEYYHADLIGLAAVSETGESIGTVAAVENFGAGDVVEVEKSDGKRFMVPMRPEAVPRWDEATLTVAEGWAE; encoded by the coding sequence TTGGCTAACGACTCTCCCGTCACGCTCGCCGTCGTCATCGGCGCGCACGGCGTGACGGGGGAGGTCCGCTTGAAGGTCTTCGCCGAGGACCTCTCCGCGCACAGCAGCTTCAACGGCGGTGCGCTGACGCTCAAATCGGTGCGGCATGGCCCCAACGGCGCCATCGCCCGCTTCGCCGAAATCTCCGACCGCACCGCCGCCGAGAAGCTCCGCGGCACCGAACTCGCCGTTCCCCGCGCCGCGCTGCCGCCGCTGGGCGAGGGCGAATATTACCACGCCGACCTGATCGGCCTCGCCGCCGTCTCCGAAACGGGTGAATCGATCGGCACCGTCGCCGCGGTCGAGAATTTCGGCGCTGGCGACGTGGTCGAGGTCGAGAAGTCCGACGGCAAGCGCTTCATGGTGCCGATGCGGCCAGAGGCTGTGCCCCGCTGGGACGAGGCCACGCTCACCGTCGCAGAGGGCTGGGCCGAATGA
- a CDS encoding metallophosphoesterase, translating into MIAVLSDIHGNLPALEAVITDARDAGATSFVNLGDSLSGPLWPVETADLLMREGWPTIAGNHERQVLTHSLERMGASDRFASERLSAAQLAWLAAQPPVLALTDDIFLCHGSPRSDLEPLLHTVEPAGIREATGAEIAERLGDTAAALTLCGHTHLPRVMKLPDGRTVANPGSVGLQAFHDDHPLPYVVENGDPLTRYALVRGAEVELRAVAYDHQAAAAKAAREDRDDWAVALRTGFAD; encoded by the coding sequence ATGATCGCCGTCCTCTCGGACATCCATGGCAACCTTCCCGCGCTCGAAGCGGTCATCACGGACGCCCGCGACGCGGGTGCCACCAGCTTCGTCAATCTCGGCGACAGTCTCTCGGGCCCGCTCTGGCCGGTAGAGACCGCCGATCTCCTGATGCGTGAGGGCTGGCCGACGATCGCCGGCAATCACGAGCGGCAGGTGCTGACTCATTCGCTCGAGCGGATGGGCGCCTCCGACCGCTTTGCCAGCGAGCGGCTGAGCGCTGCGCAACTGGCCTGGCTCGCCGCGCAGCCGCCCGTGCTCGCACTGACCGACGACATCTTCCTCTGCCACGGCTCGCCGCGCAGCGATCTCGAGCCTCTGCTCCACACCGTCGAGCCCGCCGGCATCCGCGAAGCCACCGGTGCTGAGATCGCCGAGCGCCTCGGCGACACCGCCGCCGCGCTGACCCTTTGCGGCCACACGCATCTCCCACGCGTCATGAAACTGCCCGACGGCCGCACCGTCGCCAACCCGGGCAGTGTCGGCCTCCAGGCGTTCCACGACGATCACCCGCTTCCCTATGTCGTCGAGAATGGCGATCCGCTTACCCGCTATGCGCTGGTCCGCGGTGCCGAGGTCGAGTTGCGCGCCGTCGCCTATGACCACCAGGCGGCCGCGGCCAAGGCGGCGCGCGAGGACAGGGACGATTGGGCCGTCGCCCTGCGCACCGGCTTCGCCGACTGA
- a CDS encoding serine hydrolase, whose product MPVDTRARNPVKTVNFVNWTVLAALLATAPSLAAAQAHPPVPPAALVEIGDAFASFQQRTPVPGLVYAVVKDGKIVLSAMQGVQTIGGAPVTLDTRFRIASMSKAFTALAILKLRDEGKLALDDLAEKHIPEMRGWKYPTSDSPRIRIRDLLAHVGGFVTDDPWGDRQQVLTEAEFTAMIAAGVPWGRPLQSQHEYSNFGYALLGRIVTNTSGKPYQAYIRDTIMQPLGMSATTYDITQVPRDKLAIGYRWENEAWVEEPSMRDGAFGAMGGVITTAPDYARWVAFLLAAWPSRDGPETGPVKRATVREMAQGLNFVRIAPRNGAPEGDKCVHAFAYGMGMRVTPDCNLGLTLSHGGGYPGYGSFVVLAPELGIAAFGFANRTYQAPAVPVWQSLWAMAKAGAIVNYDKYKPLNPLLTQMQDAVRTAYAAGTLAPLEGKLAMNFTMDRSAENWVKEFARIKAMVGDCPTAEPLLPNNYLSTSFRWNCAKGKLDGQILLAPTNPPTIQALRFAPRPD is encoded by the coding sequence ATGCCGGTTGACACCCGCGCGCGAAACCCCGTCAAAACTGTCAACTTTGTCAACTGGACGGTCCTCGCCGCGCTGCTCGCGACGGCGCCGTCGCTTGCCGCCGCCCAGGCGCACCCGCCGGTCCCGCCCGCCGCCCTCGTCGAGATCGGCGATGCATTCGCCAGCTTCCAGCAGCGCACGCCCGTGCCCGGTCTGGTCTATGCCGTGGTCAAGGACGGCAAGATCGTCCTTTCGGCGATGCAGGGCGTGCAGACGATCGGCGGCGCGCCCGTCACGCTCGACACGCGCTTCCGCATCGCCTCGATGAGCAAGGCGTTCACGGCGCTCGCCATCCTCAAGCTGCGCGACGAGGGCAAGCTCGCGCTCGACGATCTCGCCGAGAAGCACATCCCCGAGATGCGTGGCTGGAAATACCCGACCAGCGACAGCCCGCGCATCCGCATCCGCGACCTGCTCGCCCATGTCGGCGGTTTCGTCACCGACGATCCTTGGGGCGATCGCCAGCAGGTGCTCACCGAAGCCGAGTTCACCGCGATGATCGCCGCGGGCGTGCCGTGGGGCCGCCCGCTCCAGAGCCAGCACGAATATTCGAACTTCGGCTACGCGCTGCTCGGCCGCATCGTCACCAACACCTCGGGCAAACCCTACCAGGCCTATATCCGTGACACGATCATGCAGCCGCTCGGCATGAGCGCCACCACCTACGACATCACGCAGGTGCCCAGGGACAAGCTCGCGATCGGCTATCGCTGGGAGAATGAGGCGTGGGTCGAGGAACCGTCGATGCGCGACGGGGCCTTCGGTGCGATGGGCGGGGTGATCACCACCGCGCCCGACTATGCCAGATGGGTCGCGTTCCTGCTCGCGGCCTGGCCGTCGCGCGACGGTCCCGAGACCGGCCCGGTCAAGCGCGCCACCGTGCGCGAGATGGCGCAGGGCCTCAATTTCGTCCGCATCGCCCCGCGCAACGGCGCGCCGGAAGGGGACAAATGCGTTCACGCCTTCGCCTATGGCATGGGGATGCGGGTCACGCCCGACTGCAACCTCGGCCTCACGCTCAGCCATGGCGGCGGCTATCCCGGCTATGGCAGCTTCGTGGTGCTTGCGCCCGAGCTGGGCATCGCGGCGTTCGGCTTCGCCAACCGCACCTACCAAGCGCCCGCCGTGCCGGTGTGGCAGTCGCTCTGGGCGATGGCAAAGGCCGGTGCGATCGTGAATTACGACAAGTACAAGCCGCTCAATCCACTGCTCACGCAGATGCAGGACGCCGTCCGCACCGCCTATGCCGCGGGCACGCTCGCGCCGCTCGAGGGCAAGCTCGCGATGAACTTCACGATGGACCGCTCGGCGGAGAATTGGGTGAAGGAATTCGCGCGGATCAAGGCGATGGTCGGCGACTGTCCCACTGCCGAGCCGTTGCTCCCCAACAACTATCTCTCCACCAGCTTCCGCTGGAACTGTGCCAAGGGCAAGCTCGACGGCCAGATCCTGCTCGCGCCGACCAACCCGCCGACGATCCAGGCGCTCCGCTTCGCGCCGCGACCGGACTGA
- a CDS encoding NAD(P)/FAD-dependent oxidoreductase, with product MEDCIIIGAGPAGLTAAIYLARFHLSIRLFDCGSSRAALIPKTRNHAGYPEGVAGSELLRLMLTQAERFGAVRETLEVTRIEPLETGFAVHADGRTFPARAVLLATGVVNHRPEGIEDELHGEALRRGLLRYCPICDAYEVTDQRIGVIGTGDHGMREAVFLRGYSADVTLIAPEAEHRLDADCRAELDAAGIARIDGPCDGFRIEGERIGVGTANGRMAFDTLYPALGSRIRSGLAIAAGANASKDGCLEVDDHQRTSIPGLFAAGDVVKGLDQISHAMGEAGVAATTIRNMLAQQRPIRR from the coding sequence ATGGAGGATTGCATCATTATCGGCGCGGGACCGGCCGGATTGACCGCGGCGATCTACCTCGCGCGCTTCCATCTCTCGATCCGGCTGTTCGACTGCGGATCGAGCCGCGCGGCGCTGATCCCGAAGACGCGCAACCATGCGGGCTACCCGGAGGGCGTCGCCGGAAGCGAACTGCTTCGACTGATGCTCACCCAGGCCGAACGCTTCGGCGCAGTGCGCGAGACGCTCGAGGTGACGCGGATCGAACCGCTGGAGACCGGGTTCGCGGTGCATGCCGACGGTCGCACCTTTCCGGCGCGCGCCGTTCTGCTGGCGACCGGCGTGGTCAATCATCGGCCCGAGGGCATCGAAGACGAACTGCATGGCGAAGCGCTGCGGCGCGGCCTGCTGCGCTATTGCCCGATCTGCGATGCCTATGAGGTGACCGACCAGCGGATCGGGGTGATCGGCACCGGCGACCACGGGATGCGCGAGGCGGTGTTCCTGCGCGGCTACAGCGCCGATGTGACGCTGATCGCGCCGGAGGCGGAGCACCGGCTGGACGCGGATTGCCGAGCCGAGCTCGATGCGGCCGGAATCGCGCGGATCGACGGGCCGTGCGACGGGTTCCGGATCGAGGGCGAGCGGATCGGTGTCGGGACGGCCAATGGCCGGATGGCGTTCGATACGCTCTATCCCGCGCTCGGCTCGCGTATCCGCTCCGGCCTCGCCATCGCGGCCGGCGCGAATGCTTCGAAAGACGGGTGCCTGGAGGTCGACGATCACCAGCGCACCTCGATCCCCGGGCTGTTCGCGGCGGGCGACGTGGTCAAGGGGCTCGACCAGATCAGCCATGCGATGGGCGAAGCGGGCGTGGCGGCGACGACGATCCGCAACATGCTCGCGCAGCAGCGCCCGATCCGGCGCTGA
- the trmD gene encoding tRNA (guanosine(37)-N1)-methyltransferase TrmD codes for MSFAATVLTLYPEMFPGPLGISLAGRGLAEGKWSLDTVQIRDFATDRHRTVDDTPAGGGAGMVLKADILAAACDSVGYDRPMLAMTPRGAPLTQRRVRDLAAGPGVSILCGRFEGFDERLFEARAIEPVSIGDYVLSGGEMGALVLLDACIRLLPGVMGAPSSGVEESFESGLLEYPQYTRPVEWEGRTIPEVLRSGDHARIAAWRKSMAETDTRLRRPDLWERHEGARVQSPSGARRQKDE; via the coding sequence ATGAGCTTCGCCGCCACCGTCCTAACGCTTTACCCGGAGATGTTTCCCGGGCCGCTCGGCATTTCGCTCGCCGGGCGTGGCCTCGCCGAGGGCAAATGGTCGCTCGATACCGTGCAGATCCGCGACTTCGCGACCGACAGGCATCGCACGGTCGACGACACCCCGGCGGGCGGCGGGGCGGGGATGGTGCTCAAGGCGGATATCCTGGCGGCCGCCTGTGACAGCGTCGGCTATGACCGCCCGATGCTAGCCATGACCCCGCGTGGCGCCCCTCTGACCCAGCGGCGCGTGCGCGATCTTGCGGCCGGTCCCGGCGTCTCGATCCTGTGCGGCCGGTTCGAGGGATTCGACGAGCGCTTGTTCGAGGCGCGGGCGATCGAGCCGGTCTCCATCGGCGACTATGTGCTCTCCGGCGGGGAGATGGGGGCGCTGGTGCTGCTTGACGCTTGCATTCGCCTGCTTCCCGGCGTAATGGGCGCGCCTTCCAGCGGGGTCGAGGAAAGCTTCGAAAGCGGCTTGCTCGAATATCCGCAATATACCCGGCCCGTCGAATGGGAAGGGCGCACGATCCCCGAAGTGCTGCGATCGGGGGATCATGCGAGGATCGCGGCCTGGCGCAAGTCGATGGCCGAGACCGATACACGGCTAAGGAGGCCGGATCTTTGGGAGCGCCATGAGGGCGCTCGGGTCCAGTCTCCCTCTGGCGCGCGGCGACAGAAGGACGAATGA